A genomic segment from Sander vitreus isolate 19-12246 chromosome 3, sanVit1, whole genome shotgun sequence encodes:
- the LOC144515979 gene encoding fibroblast growth factor 12-like isoform X4, translating into MQPDGVISGNKDENSDYTLFNLIPVGLRVVAMQGVKAGLYMAMNAEGYLYTSDIFTAECKFKESVFENYYVIYSSTLYRQHESGRAWFLGLNKDGVVMKGNRVKKTKPCSHFVPRPIEVCMYKEPSLHELEEKLLKLSRSPTMNGEERPDAEPAEEEPEDDLTERDGL; encoded by the exons cgcTGTTTAACCTGATCCCGGTGGGTTTGCGGGTCGTGGCCATGCAGGGAGTGAAGGCTGGACTCTACATGGCCATGAACGCAGAGGGATACCTCTACACATCA gatatCTTCACAGCGGAGTGTAAGTTTAAGGAGTCTGTGTTTGAGAACTACTACGTCATCTACTCGTCCACGCTGTACCGGCAGCACGAGTCGGGCCGCGCCTGGTTCCTCGGCCTCAACAAGGACGGCGTCGTCATGAAGGGGAACCGCGTGAAGAAGACCAAACCGTGCTCGCACTTCGTCCCCAGACCCATCGAAG TCTGCATGTACAAGGAGCCGTCGCTGCACGAGCTGGAGGAGAAGCTGCTGAAGTTGTCACGGAGCCCGACCATGAACGGCGAGGAGCGGCCGGACGCCGAGCCGGCAGAGGAGGAGCCGGAGGACGACCTCACAGAGCGGGACGGATTATAG